CGCGGGCCAGCCAGTAGGCCGCCAGCGGTGTGAGCGGCGCGAAGACGATCGAGATGACGCGGATCGCCTCCGTCAGCTCGATGTGGGCCAGCGAACCGATGGCCGCCGCCGTGTAGTGAAAGAGTGGCGAGTAGAAGGCGGGGAGCCCGGCGTACGGTCCACCCGGCAGCAGCTCTCCCGACTGGATCTCGGCCATCACCGCGCGGTGGTAGATGGTGTCGCCGGTCCAGAGCCACGTCTTGTGGACGAATACGCCGCCCTGGATGAAGAGGGCCGCCAGGGCGATGGCCCCGAGCAAGGCGAGCGTCCGGCGAGTTGAGAGGACGAAGCTGTCAGCGCCCGTAGCGACAGCGTCGCCGCTGGCGACCGCGGGAGCCGTCACGCGCGGCAACGCGTCCGATGGCGAGGAGACAGAGCGTGGCTCGGCGAAGCTCATGCTGGCAGTCGGGTCGCTCTGTCCACGAGTAGGGCTCACCAGGAGGCGCGCCTTCTGCGCCAGCCTCTTAAGACTGAGTGACTGTATCAGACGGTCCGGCCGCCGAGCCACCGAATCGCTCGCGGCGCCCAGGCCACGTGCATGATGAGCGCATCGTGCAGCGTCGTCGGAGCTTGAAAGCCCCGCCTACCCGACACCGTCGCGCTTCGGGAACGCCAGTGACCGTGCAATCGCCCTGCTGCGGCGGCAAGATACGGCCCGCCTGCCTGAACGGCGGTCAGGCAACCGGGCTACACTGGGCTGCGTCGCGACTCGGCGGGGGGCTAGCTGGCGGCGCAGACCTGCGAACGGGGGCCAGTTCCGATGTCCGACGCGCCACGCCGCTTGCCGCCCGACCTCGCCTATGACGCCGCGGCCGACGCCCGTCACCAGGAGCTGCGCGGCCAGTTCCTGCTGCGGCCTGACGTCACGTTCCTGAACCACGGCTCGTTCGGGGCCTGCCCGCGCTCGGTCTTCGAGCGGTACCAGGCGTGGCAACTTGAGCTGGAACAGCAGCCCGTCGAGTTCATCGGGCGGCGGGCGACGGCGCTGATGGCCGAGGCTCGGGCCGCGCTCGCAGCGTACCTCGGCGCGGACGCCGACGAGGTCGTCTACTTCCAGAACGTGACGGCGGCCCTCAACGTCGTGGCGCGCTCGCTGCCGCTGCGCGCGGGCGACGAGATCCTGACTACCAACCACGAGTACGGTGCGCTCGACCGGACCTGGACGTTCGTCTGCCAGAAGACGGGGGCACGGTACGTCAACCAGCCGCTGCCGAGCCGACTCGACGATCCCCACGATGTCGTCGAAGCGGTCTGGTCGGGTGTCACGCCACGCACACGAGTGCTGTTCCTCAGCCACATCACCTCGCCCACGGCCCTGATCCTGCCGGTTGCCGAGCTGATCGCGCGGGTTAGGGCGGCCGGCATCTGGACGGTGATCGACGGCGCGCACGCCCCGGGCCAGGTCGACCTGGACCTTCATGCGCTGGGGGCCGATTTCTACGGTGGCAACTGCCACAAGTGGCTGTGCGCGCCGAAGGGGGCCGGCTTTCTGTACGCCCAGAGGGACGTTCAGCACCTGCTGGAACCGCAGATCGTCAGCTGGGGCTGGCAGGCCCGCGACCCGAGCGGCTCGCGGTTCGTGGACGAGCAGGAGTACCAGGGCACGCGCGACATCTCGGCGTTCCTGACGGTGCCAGCAGCCATCGAGTTCTTGCAGGCGAACGACTGGCCGCGTGTTCGCGCCGAGTGCCACCAGCTGGTGCGGATGGCCCGTGAGGAGATCGCGGAGATCACCGGGCTGCCACCGCTGACGCCCGACTCGCCGGCCTGGTTCGCGCAGTTGGGCGCGATCCCGCTGCCGCCGGGTGACGAGAAGGCGTTCAAGGCCCGGCTCTACGACGAGTACCGGGTCGAAGCACCGATTGTCGCCTGGGCGGGCCAGCGGTTCGTGCGGGTATCGGCGCAGGGCTACACGACGCAGGCCGACATCGAGCGGCTGACGCGCGCCGTCGGCGAGATCCTCGCGTCCGAACGCTGAGCGACCGGGCAGGATTCAGCGGGCAACGCGAAGCGCCCTGGCAGTCTGCCAGGGCGCTTGAACGGTTCGGCGTCGGGCGTAGAGTCTAGGCGACCGGCGTGTTGTTGGCCGGCACCTGGATCTTGTCACCCTCGTAGAGCACGCGGTCAGCCTTGCTCCAGCCGTTGGCGGCCAGCAGCTGCTCGACGGTCACGCCGTGCTTCGCGGCGACGCTGGTCGGCGTGTCACCGTCCTCAACGGTGTAGTTGACCGAAGCCGGCGTGGCGACAGGCGTCGTCACCGCCGCGGGAGCGGCCGGAGCCGGTGCGGTCTTCGGCGCCTCAACAGCGGCCGGAGCGGCTGGAGCAGCCGGCCGAGCCGGTGCCGCGGGTGCTGGCGGTGTCTCGTCTTCCACCGAACCATCAGCAGCGCCCCGGAACTCCCGGATGCCCTTGCCGAGGGCCTGGCCGACCTCGGGAAGCTTTCCAACCCCAAAGATCAAAACGATGATGACGAGGATGATGATGAGCTCTGGGGCCCCCAGCGTCGGCATCATGTCCCTCCCGATAATTGTCACAGCCGAAGGCCGGACGCACGCTATGGTACCATACTCAACGGAGGCGCTGGCTACGTGGTATCGCCCCTCAGTCAGAGGATAGAGCGTCCTGCGCGGCCGAAGGTACCATTTCTGAGCGCCGCCGCCCTCTTCGTCTTGTTTGTCCTGACATTCAGCGCCAGGACCGTCGGCCTGTCGCTCTTTGTGACGCCGGACGAAGACAACTGGATGCGCCGGACCGGCAACTTCGCCCAGGCGCTGCGCCAGGGCGACCTCGCCCGCACCTTCCAGAGCGGCCATCCTGGGGTCACCACGATGTGGATCGCGCGGGCGGGGATCGGACCGGACGCCGAGCGGCTGGCCGGCATCACAACCCAGGACAACCCGGTCACCCGAACGCCCGGCTTCATGGACCTGCTGGTCCGGGCGCGGCTGGCGATGATCCTGGTCAACTCGCTGCTGCTGGTCGGGATCGTCGGGCTGGCAGCGCGCCTCCTCGGCCTCTGGCCAGCCCTGATCGGCGGCGTGATTCTGGCACTCGACCCTTTTCTGGCGGCCCACGGGCAGGTGGTGCACGTGGACGGGCTCTCGGCTGGCTTCATGACGCTGGCGATGCTCGCGGCCGGTGTCTACTGGTGGGCGCGCGGCGGCATCGGCTACCTGATCCTGTGCGGTATCGCTGCTGGACTGGCGGTCCTCACGAAGGCGCCCTCGCTTGTGCTTGGCGTTCTGGTGCCAGCGGTGGCGCTCTCCGCGCCGCTGGTGGACCGAGAGGCGTGGCCCTGGCCACGTGTCGTCAGGATGCTTCTGCTGGCCGGTGCTGTCGGTGTGGCCGTCGTCTTCCTGCTCTGGCCGACGCTGTGGGTTGCGCCGATGGCGTCCGTCGAGCGGTTCGTGCGCTTCACCCTCGAGACCAGCTCCGAGCATCGCCCGGGCAACTTCTTCCTGGGGCAGCCGGTGGCCGATCCGGGACCGTGGTACTACCCGGTGGCGGTGATGTTTCGGATCTCGCCGCTGGCGCTGGCGGGGATGATCGCGCTGGCCGTCCTGCTGCCGCCCGCCGAAAAGCGCCGACCGACGCTCCTGTTGCTGCTGACAGGGATCGGTTTCATCCTGTTCATCTCGCTGGCCGGCAAGAAGCTCGACCGGTACACCCTGCCGATCTTCCCCTCACTGGATCTGCTGGCCGGCCTCGGCCTCTGGACGATGGGCGAGTGGATCGCGCCGTACATCGTGCGGGCCGGCCTCTCGGCTGCGCAGCGGAGCCTGCTGGCAGCAGGCGCGCTGGTGGCGCTCACCATCGGACAGGCCATTCCGCTGGCCATGGTCGCGCCGTACCCGCTGGCCTACTACAACCCGCTGGTCGGGGGCGGCCCGGCGGCCGGCCGGATGATCCTGGTGGGCTGGGCCGAGGGGCTGGACCAGGTTGCCGACTACCTCAACGCCCAGCCGAACCCCGAGCGCCAGTTGATCGCCGTGTACTTCCCGCTGGAGCTGAACTTTCAGGGGATGGTCAAGGGGACGGTGACGCAATTTGGCGACCCACGCCCGGTGACACACGTAGTGGACTACGTGAACGCCGCGCAGCGCGGGCATACGCCACCCGAGGTCGCAGGCGTGCCGCCCGTGAAAGATGTCTGGATCAACGGCATCCTGTATGCGCGGGTCTACCAACTCGACCCGCCACGCCGGGTACGGTGAGTCCGACGAGGCCGCTGAACGTCGAGAGGGTCCGAGGACTGCCAGTCCTCGGACCCTCTCGATGCTGACGGCTGACAGAGCGGCGGTCGTCAGCGTCCGCGAACCGGCGTGAAGCCCGTCCGCGCGGTCACCGCGCCGCCCCGACCGCTGCAGGTCACGTCGACCGGGACGTAGTGGCCGTAGGTCGAGCCCTTGGCGTCGAGCGTGAACGATGCCACGCCGTTGCCGTTGGTGCGGAAGCCGCCGTCCGGCTGCTTGATGGTGTTGGTGCGGAAGTAGACGGTCGCCATGCAGGAGGCGCCGGCCAGCGGCGCGCCGTTCTGCGTCGCCTTGACGCTGATGGTCACGACGGCGTTCTCAGAGATCGGGTTGACCGGTGAGGCGCTGGCGGCCAGCTCGAACGGGCCACCCGTCGCCTGCGCCGCTGGTGGCGGGGCCGGCGCCTGGGGCTTCGGCGCGGCGGCCGCCGCCTGCTGCTGGGCCTGCGCGGCAGCCTGCTGGGCTGGGCTGTTCGGCTGCACATTGCTCGAAGGTGGCGGCGGGATCGGTGCGAGGGTCGGCTTGCCGACTGGCTGCTGGGCCGGCGACTCCGTCTGCGCGGCTGCGGCGGCCTGGGCGGCCGGCTGCGCCGGGGCGGCTGCCGGTGGCTGGGACGCGCCTGAGGCCGGCAGACCCGGCAGCCGGTCCGCGACGGCCGGCGCGATCTCGACGGACGGCTGGGTCGCCGCTGGCTGCGCCGGGGGAGGGGCCGGTGCGGCAGCCTGTGGCGCGGCCGGCGCCGCGTTCGCCTCGGGTGCGGGCTGCTGCGCTGCCGCCGCCGGCGGCTCCGGCGCGCCGACGGCGCTGGCGTCAGCCGGCACGACGACGGTCGCTGCTGGGGTCTGCGTCAGCTGCGACTCGGTCACGGGGAACATCGCTTGAAGGCCGAGCCACAGGCCAGCGAGCGCCGCCACGCCAATCGCCCCCCGCACGAACCAGACCCGGGGATCCGGTCCCCGGCCCGGCGCCGGTCGCCGGGCCGTGCGAATGGGGCGGACGTCAGCTCGCCGGACTACGCGGTCGTAGCCAGGGGTGGTGGGGATGCGCCGAATGTTCTCCGGCGTCTCCGCTGGGAGATCGTCGTCGCGGTCGTCGAACGGATCGTAGACTGGTGTGCGTCTCACGGCGAGCACTCCGGTGGTGGCATCAGCAACGGCGTTCCTCCGGTAGACGGACGGCGCGCCTGAACGTCGCGGCGCAGGGGTGAGGCGTGACGGTCCTGGCGCGGCATTTGCCGCCTGAGGCACGAGGTTTGGGCCATTCTAGGTGCGGCTCGGCGGACATGCGCGCCGTGCGGCGTCACAGGCCGACCACTAGGCCGACACAGGCGCGTCGCGGCCGGGCGGCCACTCGAAAGGGGCGCGGCCGGGCCGCCGGAACGACCGATGCGTGCCCAGGACGGGCTGCGTCCACGGGAAACATATCGACCTCTGCAGCCAGTGTGACAGAAGAGCAGACGGCCAGGCTGGCCCAAGCATTGACAACAACGTTATCAAGGATCTAGAATGGCTCGTGGGAGGCTCCAGGCGTGGGCCGCCCCGCACTTTCTGATGGGATATGGTGAGCCGGCATGGCGAGGCGAGACTACTACGACGTGCTGGGTGTGTCTCGGTCGGCCTCGGAGAAGGACATCCGTGCGGCCTACCGTAAGCTCGCCCGGCAGTACCATCCGGATCTGAACCCGAACAACAAAGAGGCCGAGACCAAGTTCAAGGAGATCGGCCAGGCCTACGAGGTCATCGGCGATGCTGAGAAGCGCAAGCTGTATGACCGCTGGGGCCACGATTTCGAGAAGATCGAGCAGGCTCGCAAGTCGGGCGCTGGCTCGGCCGGGGCTGGGGCCGGGCCGTTTGGGTCTGGCGGCTTCGGTGCGGGGTCGGGCGGCTTCGGCTCCGGTCCGTTCACCTGGGGCGGCGGCTCCCAGACTGGCGGCGGCGCGACCGTCGACGACGACATGCTGGGCGGACTGTTTGACCAGATCCTCGGCGGGATGGGTCGGGGGGCTGGCCGCCGGGGCGGACCACAGCGCGGCGAGGACTACGACCATCCCGTCAGCCTGACCCTTGAAGAGGCGAACGCCGGCACCACCCGCCTGATCCAGATCACACCGACCAGCGGCGCACCGCTGACCATCGAGGCGAAGATTCCGGCTGGCGTGGCAGACGGCGCGCGCGTGCGGATCGCCGGCAAGGGTGGCCCGGGCATCGCTGGTGGCCTGTCCGGCGACCTGTTTCTGGTCGTCTCGATCAGGCCGCACCCGCGCTTCGTGCGCGAGGGTGACGACCTGACCGTCAAGGTGGAGGTGCCGCTGTACACGGCGGTGTTGGGCGGTGAGGTGCTGGTCCCCACCGTGAAGGGCAGCCGGCTGGCGTTGAAGATCGGGCCGGAGACCAACAATGGCCAGCGGATTCGTCTCGCCGGCCAGGGCATGAACAAGCTCGACGGCTCGCGCGGCGATCTGTACGCCGAGATCAGGATCGTGATGCCGACGGGGCTCTCCGAGCGCGAGCGCGAGCTGTTCACCGAGCTGGCGGCGTTGCGGGGGAGCTAGGTCATGGCTGAACGCACCAGCGCACAGGAGCAGATGGCCGACATGGCCTGCTTCGTCATCAGCGTGGCGGCCCGGCTGCTCAACGTCCACCCGCAGACCCTCCGCTACTACGAGCGGGCCGGCCTGATCGAGCCGTCTCGCTCGCGTGGGAACATTCGCCTGTACTCGGCGCGGGACATCGAGCGAGCGCAGCAGATCAAGCGGCTGATCGAGGATCTCGGCGTGAATCTGGCCGGCGTCGACGTGATCCTGAAGCTCACCGAGCGGATCCGCGAGCTGGAGCACGAGAACGAAGCGCTCCGAACGGACCGTGCTGCGGGGATGCGCGGCAAGCCAGCCGAATCGGCCAGGTAGCAACGTGCCAGGATCGGCGGCCCCGATCCTGGTATCCTTACGCCAGCGACCGGCGCTTCCGGCGTCCGGCGATCCGTCCGGGTCCGCCCGGGCGTAGACTCTCTGACACCCCACCTTTGACGGGGCGACCCCGAGTCGGAGCGACTATGGCCCACGACATGTTTCGAATTGACGACGAGCAGCCGGAGGCTGCGCGTCAACTGCATGCGTCGATCCGCAAGACCCTCTGGGACTATGAGCCGCTCCGTGCGACGCGCCCCGTGCTCGACATCTCGGTGCGCGACGGGCTGGTGACGCTCAATGGTCGGGTGCGGACCCTGGCGATCAAGGAGATCTCGGAGTACATGTTGCTCCGCGTGCCAGGGATTCGCGCTGTCCGCAACGAGCTGATCGCTGATCCCGAAGTTGTGCGAGCGGTCGCCGACGCGATCGCTGCCGACTCGGAGCTTGGCCCGACCTGCCCGATCATCGAGGCGCGCGACGGCGTGGCGGTGCTGGCCGGCGAGATGCCGTCTGAAGAGACGGCGCAGCGCGTCGTCGAGCTGGCGGCCTCAGTGCCGAATGTGGTCTCGGTGACCAGCCACCTGCGCGTACTGCCCCCGAAGGCCGTGCTGGCCACCAACGGCGTCGCGTACGGTGCGGCGAACAGCTCGGTGGCGGTGGCGACGCCGGAGGAGCCCGGCGCCGCATGAGTCAAGAAGTCGGGACGAAGCGCGAGAAGCGCCTGGCTGCCCGCGAGCAGCGCAAGACGCAGGCGGCCCTCGCTCAGCGGCGCGCACGCATGACCCAGATCCTGGTGCTGGTCGTGGCCGCCGTGTTGCTGGTCGGCGTCGTGGCGATTGGCGTCAGCACGCAGATGTTCGGGCTGATGAGCGGGTCTATCGCGCCGATTGGGCGGGCGGTGGCGCTCGAGGGCGCCGATCATGTCGCGGACGGCACGATGCCGGTCTACAAGTCGCGCCCGCCAGCATCGGGGCCGCACTACAACACCTGGCTTCAGAGCTACGGGTTCATGGACCCGGCCCCACCAACCGGTAGCTGGCTTCACAACCTGGAGCATGGGGCCGTGGCGATTCTCTACAACTGCGCGTCTGCCTGCCCGGACCTCGAACAGCAGTTGAAAGATCTGTACACGGAGCTGCCGCTCGCGCCCAACACTCAGCGTGGCGGGGCGCGGGCGGTGATCCTGCCGTATACAGACATGGACACCAGGATCGCGGTGGTGGCGTGGGGCTGGATCCTCGAGCAGGATCAGCTCGACAAGGACCAGATCCTCAAGTTCTACGACCAGCGCATCAACCGTGGGCCGGAGTGCCAGAACTTGCGCTGCCCGACACCGTAGTACGTTGCCATGCTGGATGTGACGGGTGTGTCATCCCGACCGCGGCGAGGCACGAGCACACCCCTCCGTCATCCCGACCGCGGCGAGGCACGAGCGGAGTGGAGGGATCTTCTCCTTCTTGGCGTGAGGAAGATCCCTCCACTCCGCTCGCACGCTCGCTCCGCTCGGGCTGACTGGTATGATGCCGCCTTCTGCGCGGTGGAGTAGTAGGCGAGTTCTCAGTCTTCAGGTATCAGTCCTCAGCGATGAGAAAAGGGGCGGTCCGGAGATTCCGGACCGCCCCTTTTCTCATCGCTGAGGACCGACGACTGACAGCTGTAGGGTCTCGCAGATAGTGAGGCTGGACGGCCGGATACGCGGCGTTTGTCTCAGAGATCGTGCGCCGGGCGGTCGTCGCGGGCGGCCTCACGGCGTGCTGTCTCACAGTTCTTGAGACTGGCCTCGGTCTGGCCGATAGTGCTCCATTCACCTCACTCGAGGGGAGGGAGCGATGCCAGTCCGCACGCCGTCCAACCGTGGTGGCAACACCATCGGCTGGTTTGCCTCCTACAAGATGCGCCGGAGCATCGCCTACGAGAGCCTGCTGGAGTGCGACTACCTCTACCTTCTCGATTTCGACGAAGAGGTGGCCGCGTTCGAGGAGCAGCCGCTCACCATCACCTACCAGCACGCCGGGCGCACCCATCGCTACACGCCCGATTTCCGGGTCAGCCAGGGCGGACACGAGCTGCTGATCGAGTGCAAGCCGCTGGCGCTGGTGGGCACCGACGAGAATCGCCGCAAGTTCGCCGCCGGGGAAGCGTGGGCAGCCGAGCACGGCCACCAGTTCCAGGTCGTCACCGAGCGGGAGATCCGTCAGGGGTGCCGGGTCGAGAACGTCCGGCTCCTAACCCAGTTCGCGCGCTACCCGGTCGAGCCGGCGGTCCGGACGCGCATCCTCGGGGTGGTGTCCGCCACGCACGGGCCGCTGACGCTCGGTCAGTTGGCCGACGGGGTGGCGCTGCATGAGCCGGCCAGCGCAATGGTGCCGGCCATCCTGCACCTCGCCTACCAGCACGAGCTGATCGTTCCGCTCGACGACGCCAGGATCACTGGCAAGACCGCCGTCTGGCGCCCGGCGCGGCAGAGCGCCCAGACCACGGAGTAGGAGGGTGCCATGGGCGTGCATCGCTTCGTCACCGGGGCTTGCGTGGCCTGGCAGGACCGGGTCTACACCGTCACCAACCATCAGCCGCACGGGATGGTCACCCTCCGCGCCGTAGGAGATGGGGCGGAACAGACCGTCGCCGAGGACGTACTGCGGCGAGCGCTCTTCGCCGGCGACCTGACGTTCGTTCCCACGAGCCGGCCCGGGCAACAGCCATCTGATGGGGACCGTGTTCCGATCGAGCGGTTCTCGCCCTGGGAGGCGTATCCGGCGTCCTTGCGAGCGGTCGCCGAGCATCGCCTGGCCGTCCTGGAGCCGTTGCTGAACATGGGCCCACAGGCCTGGCCGCGCCACCTCGTCGAGGAGCGGGTGCGGACGGTACAGCGCGGTTGGGATGCTGCCCCGGCCAACCGGACGCTGCACCGGACGGTCAGCGTCGCCTCGGTCTACCGCTGGCGTGAGCGGTACGTCTCAGCCGGCAACGACGTCCGCGCCCTGATCCCCGCCACCCGGCGACGCGGCGGCACGGGCCGCTCGCGCCTTGCCGCCATCGACGACCTGGTCAGCGCGGTCATCAACGATCTGTACTTCAAGCGCGAGCGGGTGACCATCGACGACCTCCTGCATGAGGTCGCGCGCCGGATTGCGGAGACGAACGCCGAGCGGCCCGAGGCGGAGCGGCTCAGCGTGCCCTCGCGGGCCACCATCGGGCGGCGGGTCGCGGCGCTCGACGCACAGGCGACGTTCACCGCCAAGCACGGCCAGCACGCGGCACGCCGCCACTTCACCCAGTGGGGCGAAGCGACGGAGCCGGACCGCCCGTTGGCGCGGGTCGAGATCGACCACACGCGCATCCCGGTGATCGTCATCGACGAGCACGATAACCTGCCGCTCGGCCGCCCGGTCCTGACCTACTGCCTCGACGTCGCCACACGCTACCCGCTCGGCTACTACCTCGGCTTCGAGCCGTTTAGCTACTACGCGGTCATGGAGTGCCTCTACCACGCGATCCGCCCGAAAGAGAGCAGCCGCGAGCGCTACGGCTGCGAGCAGGAGTGGCTGGCCTACGGCGTCCCGGCCGTGCTGGTGACCGACAACGGCTGGGAGCTGATCGGGCGCGACCTGCGCGACGCTAGCCTGACGCTGGGCATCACGCTACAGCAGACGCCCGTCCGAACCCCGGAGTTCAAGGGCAGCATCGAGCGCTCTTTCTCGACCCTCGACACCGGGCTGTTCACCACCCTACCCGGGACGACCTTCGCCAACCCACGAGCGCGCGGCGACTACGACAGCGTCGACGAGGCCTGCCTCTCGATGCGGGACCTGGATCGGCTGCTCCACCTGTTCATCGTCGATCGCTACGCGATGGATCAGCACGCCGGGCTCGGCGGCGAGACGCCGGCCCACCGCTGGGCGACGCTCAGCGCCGACCCGTTCGCCTTCCTGCCGTACGTGCCCGGCAGCGCCGACGACCTGAAGGTGCTGCTCGGTCGGGTGACGCAGCGGACCGTCCAGCCGTACGGGATCGAGCTCGAGGCGCTGCGGTACAACGGCGCCGAGCTGGCAGCGCTCCGGGACCGGCTGAAACCCGGCCAGAAGGTCACGGTGAAGTACCACCCGGGCGACCTGAGCCGGATCCACGTCCTCGACCCCTATGCCGAGCGGTACCTCGAGATCCCCGCCCTGGCGCGGCAGTACACCGAGGGCCTCTCGCTCTGGAAACACCGGGTGCTGCGGGCGCAGGTGCTAGCCGAACAGGAGCGGCTCGACCTGGCAGGGCTGGGCCGGGCCAAGCGCGCGATGCAGCAGATCGTTGAGCAGGCCCGGGACCGGAAGCGGACGAACGCCCGCCTGGCGCGCTGGACGACCGGCGGCGCGCCGTTCCGCGACCTTGAGCCACCGGCGTCGGGCGAGCGGGCCGGCCGGACGCCCGAGGAGAGCACCACCTCGAACCCCGCCGACGAGACCGGCCCAGCCGACGACGAGCTGGAGGCGTTGCTGGCAACGCTCAGCCCGGAGGACGCGGGCTGGCGGCTCAGCTTCCCGTCGTCGGGCAAGGAGCCTGAGCGTGGGCCACGAGAGGAGGTCGAGGCATGAGCACGGCAAGCCTGGGCATCGACCGCGTCAGCCACGACGGGGCGGGCGCGATCACGCGGGCGTACGGCGCCTTCATCAGCTACCCGCGCCTCGATGCGCTGCACCGGGAGATCAGCCGCTGCCAGCAGCTCTCACGGCTGGCCAATGAGCCGCAGTGCATGGCGCTCGAAGGCGCGACCGGGACCGGCAAGACGACCCTGATCCGGCACTACGCCGCCGCCTTCCCCAGGATCGAGACGACGACCGGGAGCCGGATCCCGGTGCTCTACGTCGAGACGCCGTCGCCGATCCGACCGAAGTGGGCCGCCTCAGCGATCCTCGAGCGGCTGGGCGACCCGGCCGCCGACCGGGGCACCTTCGACGCGATGAACGCCCGCCTGGTCAAGCTGCTTGGGGCCTGCGCAGTCGAGCTGGTGATCCTGGACGACTTCCATCACGTGATCGAACGTGAGACCAACCGGATCCTGGCGCTGGTCTCCGACTGGTTGAAGGTACTGATCAAGAACTCGGGCGTGCCGTTCCTGGTGGTGGGGATCGACGGCCAGGTCGAGCGGATCCTGCGTGCGAACGACCAGCTCTCGCGGCTGTTCGCGGCGCGGGAGACGCTGGCGCCGTTCACCTGGGACACGGCCGATGCGGACTCGGTGGCCCAGTTCGGGCGGTTCGTGCTCCTGGCCGAGCGGGCGATCGGTCTGCCGCTGACCACGGCGCTCAGCCGGGCCGCGCTGCTCGGCCTGATCTACGACGCGACCGGAGGCGTCGTCGCCAACGTTATGAACCTGCTGCGCTACGCCCAGCTCCTGGCCCTCGAGCGCGGCGGCAGCGCCGTCGAGCTTGACGATCTCCGGCTGACCTTCGAGAAGCGGCTGGCGAAGCACCTGGCGCCCCGGCCCAACCCGTTCGCCGTTCCGAGCGGGGGCACGGGATCACGTGACGGTCCTGCCCGGTCCGCCAGCGTCTCCAGAT
This genomic stretch from Chloroflexota bacterium harbors:
- a CDS encoding TniB family NTP-binding protein, with amino-acid sequence MSTASLGIDRVSHDGAGAITRAYGAFISYPRLDALHREISRCQQLSRLANEPQCMALEGATGTGKTTLIRHYAAAFPRIETTTGSRIPVLYVETPSPIRPKWAASAILERLGDPAADRGTFDAMNARLVKLLGACAVELVILDDFHHVIERETNRILALVSDWLKVLIKNSGVPFLVVGIDGQVERILRANDQLSRLFAARETLAPFTWDTADADSVAQFGRFVLLAERAIGLPLTTALSRAALLGLIYDATGGVVANVMNLLRYAQLLALERGGSAVELDDLRLTFEKRLAKHLAPRPNPFAVPSGGTGSRDGPARSASVSRSEPRGTPGAPDPVEAVTRRSRRRAHGPG
- a CDS encoding transposase, which gives rise to MGVHRFVTGACVAWQDRVYTVTNHQPHGMVTLRAVGDGAEQTVAEDVLRRALFAGDLTFVPTSRPGQQPSDGDRVPIERFSPWEAYPASLRAVAEHRLAVLEPLLNMGPQAWPRHLVEERVRTVQRGWDAAPANRTLHRTVSVASVYRWRERYVSAGNDVRALIPATRRRGGTGRSRLAAIDDLVSAVINDLYFKRERVTIDDLLHEVARRIAETNAERPEAERLSVPSRATIGRRVAALDAQATFTAKHGQHAARRHFTQWGEATEPDRPLARVEIDHTRIPVIVIDEHDNLPLGRPVLTYCLDVATRYPLGYYLGFEPFSYYAVMECLYHAIRPKESSRERYGCEQEWLAYGVPAVLVTDNGWELIGRDLRDASLTLGITLQQTPVRTPEFKGSIERSFSTLDTGLFTTLPGTTFANPRARGDYDSVDEACLSMRDLDRLLHLFIVDRYAMDQHAGLGGETPAHRWATLSADPFAFLPYVPGSADDLKVLLGRVTQRTVQPYGIELEALRYNGAELAALRDRLKPGQKVTVKYHPGDLSRIHVLDPYAERYLEIPALARQYTEGLSLWKHRVLRAQVLAEQERLDLAGLGRAKRAMQQIVEQARDRKRTNARLARWTTGGAPFRDLEPPASGERAGRTPEESTTSNPADETGPADDELEALLATLSPEDAGWRLSFPSSGKEPERGPREEVEA